In Cyclopterus lumpus isolate fCycLum1 chromosome 9, fCycLum1.pri, whole genome shotgun sequence, a single genomic region encodes these proteins:
- the myl2b gene encoding myosin, light chain 2b, regulatory, cardiac, slow gives MFEQAQIQEFKEAFTIMDQNRDGFIDKNDLRDTFAALGRVNVKQEEIDEMLKEAPGPINFTVFLTMFGEKLKGADPEETILNAFKVFDPEAKGTLRKDFVTDMLTTQADRFSPEEMEQMFAAFPPDVAGNLDYKNLVHVITHGEEKDQE, from the exons ATGTTTGAACAGGCTCAGATCCAGGAGTTCAAAGAA GCTTTCACCATCATGGATCAGAACAGAGACGGTTTCATTGACAAGAATGACCTGAGAGACACGTTCGCAGCTTTAG GCCGTGTAAATGTCAAGCAAGAAGAGATTGATGAGATGCTGAAGGAGGCACCAGGACCGATTAATTTCACAGTCTTTCTCACCATGTTTGGAGAGAAACTAAAAG GTGCCGACCCGGAGGAGACCATCCTCAATGCGTTCAAGGTCTTCGATCCTGAGGCCAAAGGAACGTTAAGGAAAGATTT TGTGACCGACATGTTGACCACTCAGGCGGACAGGTTCTCCCCTGAAGAG ATGGAACAGATGTTTGCAGCGTTCCCACCAGATGTAGCGGGAAACCTGGACTACAAGAACCTGGTCCACGTCATCACGCATGGTGAAGAGAAAGACCAAGAGTAG
- the LOC117736119 gene encoding serine/threonine-protein phosphatase PP1-gamma catalytic subunit A, which yields MADVDKLNIDSIIQRLLEVRGAKPGKNVQLQEIEIRGLCLKSREIFLSQPILLELEAPLKICGDIHGQYYDLLRLFEYGGFPPESNYLFLGDYVDRGKQSLETICLLLAYKIKYPENFFLLRGNHECASINRIYGFYDECKRRYNIKLWKTFTDCFNCLPIAAIVDEKIFCCHGGLSPDLQSMEQIRRIMRPTDVPDQGLLCDLLWSDPDKDVLGWGENDRGVSFTFGSEVVAKFLHKHDLDLICRAHQVVEDGYEFFAKRQLVTLFSAPNYCGEFDNAGAMMSVDETLMCSFQILKPAEKKKPNGSRPVTPPRNMVTKQAKK from the exons ATGGCTGATGTTGACAAGCTTAACATAGACAGTATTATCCAACGTCTTTTAGAAG TCAGAGGGGCAAAGCCTGGCAAgaatgtgcagctgcaggagatCGAGATTCGTGGATTGTGCCTGAAGTCCAGGGAGATTTTTCTCAGTCAACCCATTCTTCTGGAGCTGGAGGCCCCTCTCAAGATTTGTG GTGATATTCACGGGCAATACTATGACCTGCTGAGGCTGTTTGAGTATGGAGGGTTCCCTCCAGAAAGCAACTATCTGTTTCTGGGTGACTATGTGGACAGGGGGAAACAGTCTCTGGAAACCATCTGCCTTCTGCTGGCCTACAAAATCAAATACCCAGAGAACTTCTTCCTGCTGAGGGGAAACCATGAGTGTGCTTCAATCAACAGAATATATGGTTTCTATGACGAGT GTAAAAGAAGGTACAACATCAAACTCTGGAAGACCTTCACAGATTGTTTTAACTGCCTCCCTATTGCCGCCATTGTTGATGAGAAAATCTTTTGTTGCCATGGAG GACTGTCACCTGACCTTCAGTCCATGGAGCAAATCAGACGCATCATGCGCCCCACTGATGTGCCCGACCAGGGTCTGTTGTGTGATTTGCTGTGGTCTGATCCAGACAAGGACGTTTTGGGCTGGGGGGAGAATGACAGAGGCGTATCATTTACCTTTGGCTCAGAGGTGGTGGCCAAGTTCCTGCACAAGCATGACCTGGATCTGATCTGCCGTGCCCATCAG GTTGTTGAGGATGGCTATGAATTCTTCGCAAAGAGACAGCTTGTCACTTTGTTCTCAGCGCCTAACTATTGTGGAGAGTTTGACAATGCTGGTGCCATGATGAGTGTGGATGAGACCCTCATGTGCTCTTTTCAG ATTTTGAAACCAGCTGAGAAGAAGAAGCCCAACGGCAGCCGTCCCGTGACTCCCCCTCGCAACATGGTCACCAAGCAAGCCAAGAAatga
- the pptc7a gene encoding protein phosphatase PTC7 homolog, producing MLSVLSYGRLVARAVFGGLSQTDGRDYSLVTASCGFGKDFCKGILKKGMCYGDDACFIARHRSADVLGVADGVGGWRDYGVDPSQFSGTLMKTCERLVKEGRFVPSNPVGVLTTSYYELLQNKVPLQGSSTACIVVLDRQSHRLHTANLGDSGFLVVRGGEVVHRSDEQQHYFNTPFQLSIAPPGAEGAVLSDSPDAADSSSFDVQLGDIILTATDGLFDNMPDYMILQELKKLKNSNYESIQQTARSIAEQAHVLAYDPNYMSPFAQFACDNGLNVRGGKPDDITVLLSIVAEYTD from the exons ATGTTGTCCGTGCTGTCGTACGGGAGACTGGTTGCCAGAGCTGTGTTCGGCGGACTTTCCCAGACAGACGGCCGCGACTACAGCCTGGTGACGGCGAGCTGCGGCTTCGGCAAGGATTTCTGCAAAGGCATCCTGAAGAAAGGGATGTGTTACGGGGACGACGCGTGCTTCATCGCCCGTCACAGATCGGCCGATGTTTTGG gTGTGGCAGATGGAGTCGGCGGCTGGAGGGACTACGGAGTTGACCCATCGCAGTTTTCAGGGACCCTGATGAAGACGTGCGAGAGGCTGGTGAAGGAAGGACGCTTTGTCCCCAGCAACCCGGTGGGAGTCCTCACGACCAGCTACTACGAGCTGCTGCAGAACAAAGTGCCGCTGCAGG GCAGCAGCACGGCCTGCATTGTGGTTTTGGACCGGCAGAGTCACCGGCTGCACACGGCCAACTTGGGAGACTCTGGCTTCCTGGTGGTCCGCGGAGGGGAGGTGGTCCACCGCTCAGACGAGCAGCAGCACTACTTCAACACGCCCTTCCAGCTCTCCATTGCTCCGCCGGGAGCCGAAGGAGCCGTCCTCAGTGACAG CCCTGACGCCGCAGACAGCTCTTCCTTCGATGTCCAGCTGGGCGACATCATCCTCACCGCCACCGACGGGCTCTTCGACAACATGCCTGACTACATGATCCTGCAGGAGCTGAAGAAACTCAAG AACTCAAACTACGAGAGCATCCAGCAGACGGCCCGCAGCATCGCAGAGCAGGCCCACGTACTGGCGTACGACCCCAACTACATGTCGCCTTTTGCACAGTTTGCCTGTGACAACGGACTGAATGTAAGAG GAGGAAAGccagatgacatcacagtgCTGCTGTCTATAGTGGCGGAATACACCGACTAG